DNA from Planctomycetota bacterium:
CGGCAGATCATGGACGAGATCAGCTACGTCTACCGCAAGGGCTTCCAGAACGAGCTGGAACTGATCAAGTTCCTGTAACGCGCCGCTCCCGGAAACCCTCCTCCCTCGACTTGACGTCCCCGCTCCGATAGAATCCTGGCGCCCTTATGGAAATCCTGTGCCTCCTGGCCGGAGCCGCCGCCGGGGCGGCCGGCGCCTGGATCCTCGCCCGCCGGGCCCGCGAGCGCGCCGAGCGGCGCGCCCGCCGGATCCGCGAGCAGGAACAGGCCGCCCTCGTGGGAACCATCGCCAGCGGCATCGCCCACGAGATCCGCAATCCCCTCTCCACCCTCCGCATGAACCTCCAGCTCCTCCGCGAAGACTGGGCGGATCCCATCACCGAGCGCGAGCAGCGCGGCCGCCGGCGCATCGACGTCCTCCTGCGCGAAACCGAACGGCTGGAAAACGTCGTCTCCGACTTCGTCCGCTTCGCCTCCGGACACGCCCTGCGCCTGGAACCCACCAACCTCAACGACCTGGCCGCCGAGCTCCTGGATTTCCTCGCCCCCCAGGCCGAACGCGCCCGCATCCGCCTCCGCCGCGAGTTCGCCCCGGACCTGCCCCGCGTCGAGGTCGACCCCAACCTCATGCGCCAGGCCCTCCTCAACCTCCTCGTCAACGCCCAGCAGGCCATGCCCCACGGAGGCGAGATCACCGTCCGCACGGGATCCAACGGTGAGCACGTCCTCCTCCAGGTCCGCGACACCGGCCCCGGCATCCCTCTCGAGCACCGGGACAAAATCTTCAACCTCTATTTCTCGACCAAACCCGGCGGCACCGGCCTCGGACTCCCCATGGTCAAGAAAATCGTGGAGGAACACCAGGGCACCGTCGAGGTCGACAGCCGCCCGGGCGAAGGAGCCACGTTCACCCTATGCCTGAAAAAGTCCGCGTCCTAGTCGTCGACGACGACCGCGCCCACGCCGAGGCCGCCGCCGAAAGCCTCGAGCGCGCCGGCTACGCCTGCGCCGTGGCCTCCAGCGGCGCCGAAGGCGCCCGCCTCCTCGAGCAGGACAGCTTCGACGTGGTCCTCACCGACCTCGTCATGCGCGACCTCTCCGGCATCGACCTCGTGCGGCGCATCAAAAGCCGCGCCCCCGACACCGAAGTCATCGTCATGACCGGATACCCCTCCTACGAGACGGCCCTCGAGGCCATGGACGAGGGCGCCTACGACTACCTGAACAAGCCGATCGACCTCAACATCCTCCGCGCCAAGATCCGAAAGGCGGTCGAAAAACAGAAGCTCGTCCGCTCCAACGCCGAGCTGCGCCGCCAGCTCGACAAACGCTACGGCCTGGAGGGAATCGTCGGCAACAGCGAGGCCATGCAGACGGTCTTCGAAACCGTCCGGCAGGTGGCCCCCTCCAACGCCACGGTCCTCATCGTCGGCGAAAGCGGCACGGGCAAGGAGCTCGTCGCCCGCGCGATCCACGCGAACTCCCCCCGCCGCGGCAACCACTTCGTGGCCCTCAACTGCGCCGCCCTCTCCGACACGATCCTCGAAAGCGAACTGTTCGGCCACGAGAAAGGCGCCTTCACCGGCGCCATGTACACCCACAAGGGACGCTTCGAGTACGCCCACGGCGGCACGCTCTTCCTGGACGAGATCGGCGACATGCCGCTCACGGTCCAGATCAAGCTCCTGCGCGTCATCGAGTACGGCGAAGTGTTCCGCGTGGGCTCCAACGAACCCATCAAGGTGGACGTCCGCCTCATCGCCGCCACCCACAAGGACCTCCCCTCCCTCATCCGCGAAGGCAAATTCCGCGAAGACCTCTACTACCGCCTCAAGGTCGTGACGATCGAAATGCCCCCCCTGCGCGACCGCCTCGAAGACCTGCCCCTCCTCGTCCAGCACTTCCTGGCCGAGTTCTCCCAGACCTACGGAAAGAAGGCGCCGGAAATCACCCCCCAGGCCATGGAACTCCTCTACGACTACAGCTGGCCCGGCAACGTCCGGGAACTGCGCAATTGCATCGAAAGCATGGTCGTCCTGGACAAGGACGGGAAAATCGACGTCGAGGACGTCCCGCGCTACGTGCGCCACCCCGCTCCTTCCGAGGCCGGCTCCGCCGTCGGCGGGGTCAACCTCGAAGAGGGCGAAAAGGAACGCATCCGCAAGGCGCTCGCCCTCTGCGACGGCAACCGCGAAAAGGCCGCCCGCATGCTCGGCATCGGCGAGCGGACGCTCTACCGGAAGATCAAGCGCTACGGATTCAGCTAGCCGCCCATGCCCCGCTTCGCGATCAGCCGTCACACGGGAGCCCGCGAGGGCGACCACTACGATTTCTTCGTCGAACAGGGCGAGGTCCTCAAGACCTGGCGCCTGGAAACCCCCTCCCTTCAGCATCCCCAGAAAGCCCGCCAGATCCGCGACCACCGCAAGACCTATCTCGACTTCGAAGGCGAGCTCACCGACCGGCGCGGGCGGGTCACGCTCTGGGACTCCGGCGAGTGCGCCGTGGAGGAATGGACCCCCCGCCGGATCCGGCTTGCCCTCCGCGGACGCCGCACCCGCCTGCGCGTGCTCCTCGAGCGCGCCTCCTCCCCCGAAGGCTCCGCCGAGGAGCCGGCCTGGACGGTCGCCGACGCCTCCGCCGACGTGCGCCGCGCCGCCGCCGGCATCCTCGAGGCCGATCCCCTCGGACTGGCTCCGACCCCGGAGCTCGACCTCCTGCGCGAGGCGCTCCTCGGCGAGGAACGCCGGCTCATGGCTCAGGTGGATCTCTTCTCCCGCGGACAGGACCTGGAATGGGAAGCCGTCCGGACCGATCCCGACGTCCGCCGCCGCCTGGACGCCGAGGCCGCGCGATGGCAGCACCCGTGGCTGACGGCCGCCCGCGCCTACGCCGCCGCCCTCGACGGCCTGGCCCGCAAGCTCCTGGACCTGCGCCCCGTTCCCCTCTGACGCCGCCGGATCCTACCGGACGAGCGCCGCAACCGCCTCGCCCTCGACCCCCTCCATCTCGAGCCCCAGCCATCGCGCCACGGTCGGCGCGATGTCGATCAGTCGCATGCGTTCGATCACGGTCCCCGGCGGAATTCCCGGCCCGGCCGCCACGAAGCCCGTGTGAAGCTCCCGACGCCCGGGCCGCTGGCCGTGATTGGCCTTGACGCTGGGCGCCCCCTCGACGAGCGAGCCGGTCAGCGATCCCGAGATCGCCCAGCCGTCCGCCGGCTCCAGGGCCAGCGCGGCCTCCGGGTTGTATCCCAGGGCGTCCAGCTCCGGTCGCTCCAGCACCGTGTAGAGCCGTTCGCCGTCGAGCAGGGCCGACCGGCGGAACGCCTCCGCCACCCGCGGCACGTCCGACGGATCCTTGACGTACACCGCCGCCGAACCGCCGCTCGAACGCACGAGCGCCTTCCACGAACGAAGCTCCCCGCCTTCCACGTCGAGAAAACCCGCCGCGCGCAGAACCGCATTCGGATGAACCTGCCGGCGGACGTCGAGAAATCCGTGATCCCCCGTCACCACGAACGCGGTGCGTCCCTCCGCCCCCGCCTCCCGCACCGCCCCCAGAATCCGCGCCACCTGCGCGTCCTGCCGCCGCACCGCGTCCCGCACGCCCGGGCCGTCCCGCCCCTCCCGGTGCTGCGCCTCGTCCACCTGCAGCAGATGCACGAACTGGAGCGCCGGACGGTACCGGCGAAAGACGTACGCCGCCGCGCCCGAGACGAACGCGTCGATCGCCGACTTGTCCTCGGCGATCTTCTCCCGCGGCACGCCCAGCGCCAGGCAGAGCTCCAGGAGCAGCCCCGGCGTCGCCGCCGCCTGAAGCCGCGCCGCCGTTTCCCGGCCCTCCGGATCCCAGATCTCGCCGAGCACCCAGTCCGCCCGCGCCCCCACGCTCACCGGCCAGTACGTGATCGCGGTGGGCACCCCCTTCTCGCGCGCGGCGTCCCAGAGCGTCCGCGCCCGCAGATCCCGCGCGTGCCAGTGCCAGTCCCGCGTCGAGCCCCGCTCCGTCCAGAGGGTGTTGGCGTAAATCCCGTGCTTCCAGGGACGCACCCCCGTCACGATAGACGCGTGGCTCGGATAGGTCACGCTCGGGAACACCCCCTCCACCCCGCGGGCGTGCGCCCCGCGGCGGACGAGCTCCCGGAGCGTCGGCGCCTCGTACGCCTCGTCGAGATAAAACTCCGGCCGCAGGCCGTCGATCGAGATCAGAACCACCCGCTCGATCCGCCCTCCCGGATCCTGGGACGCCCCTGCCCTCGCCCCGAACGCCAGGGCGGCCGCGGCCAGGAGCCCGAGCCCCCCCGCGCGCCTCACCGCAGCCGCTCCAGAATCTCGTCCGCCCCGCTCACCCATTGCACCTCCGGGAAGGTCCGGAACCACATCGCCTGGTGGCGCGCCAGCCGCATCGTGTTGCGGTTGATCAGCCGCTCCATCTCCGCCGCATCGTATCGGCCTTCAAGGTACCCGATGACCTCCCGGTATCCCACCGCCCGGCGTCCCTCGGCCCCCCACGGCCGCTCCCGAAGCCGACGCACCTCCTCCACGAGCCCCTCTTCGAGCATCCGCCGCGTCCGCGCCGCGATCCGATCCCGCAGGTCCTCCCGCCGGATCGCGAAGACGTCCGCCTCCAGCGTCCGGCGCGCGAACTGCGTCTGGCGGGCGCTGATGGGTTCCCCCGTCTTGCGGTAGACCTCGACGGCGCGCACGAGCCTTTTGAGATCGTTCGGATGAATCCGCGCGGCCGCCGCGGGATCCACCCGCCGCAGTTCCGCATGAAGGGCCGGAGCGCCCAGCGCCACGAGCTCCTCCCGGAGCGCGGGATCGGCCGACGGCCCCTCGAAAAGACCGTACGCGAGCGCCTTGTAGTAAAGCGCCGTGCCGCCCACGAGAAGCGGACGCGGCCCCTCAGCCATCGCGGCCCGGGCATCGCGCACGAAGCGCCCCGCGTTGTAGCTCTCGGAAGGATCGCAGATGTCGATCAGGCGGTATTCCGTCCGGCGCCGGGGCTTGGCCGTCCCGATGTCCATGCCCCGGTAGACCTTCATGGAGTCGATGGAAATCAGCCGGCACCCCAGGCGGTCGGCCACCCGCTCGGCCGCTTCGTGCTTGCCCGAGGCGGTCTGCCCCAGAAGGATGATCGGACGCTCCACCGCCGGCGCATTATAGCAGCGCCCCGGACGGCGTTCAGCGCCGCGGAAGCTCCAGCTCCACCGCCTCGATGCGCGGCGGGCTCGAATCGATCTCGAACGCCGCGGAACGGACCTCGCGGCCGCCCGCCTCGAGGATCACGCGGCAGTCCTTCGCGTCCACGCGCGGCACCGTCCAGGAGAAGCTTCCCGACGCCGGGAGGTCCCGCGCGATCGTTTCCGAGCGGCCGCCCGCGACGAAGGTGAGCGTCGCCTTCGCCGCCGGCTCCCCGGACGTCCAGCGCAGGTCCACCGTGCTTCCGCCCTTGAGCGTCGCCGGCAGTTCCGTCCAAAGGACCGGACCCGCCGCCGCCGGCGGCGGGGCGGACGGCCCCTCGCCCCGCACCCGCACGACCGCCTGCGGCCGCGCCCCCGGCGCGGGCGGATCCCCCTGCAAACCCGCCGTCGTCCGCGCCACGAGGAACAGGCCGTATTCGCCCGGCCGGGAAGGCGCGAATTCCACGGGCTTCGACGGATCGTACGTCTGATGCAGCTTCCACGTGCGTCCGCCGTCCTCGGTGACGTAAAGAAGAAGCTGCTGCGCCGTCGAGACTTCCGACGTGTGAACCTTGTACTCCAGACGCACCGGCGCCGTCCGCTCGCCGGAAGGGACCGTCACTTCCGCCACCGGCCGCAGCGATTCGATCGCGAAGTCCCTCTCCGATTCGTCCGAAATCTCCCGGCCGCCCGCGTCGCGGTAGGTCACCCGCAGGCGGCACCGGCCGCTCGTGACCGACGGAACCGGCCTCCAGAGAAGACCGCCCGCCACGGGAGTGAGCGCCTCCCGCGGCACCGGCTTCCACGTCGCCCCGCCGTCGGCGGAGAACGCCACTTGGAGATCCGAAAGCGGCGCGGCCGTGCGGAGCTGAAGGACCTGCCCCGTGCCCCCCGCCACCACCTCGCCGCCGCGGAAGTTCAGAAGCTTGAGCCCCGCCGCACCTTCCGCAGCGACGACCTTGAGCCTGACGTGCGAAGATTCGTACTCGCGGCCGTCCGGCGCGGTCACCACCGCGCGAAGGACGTACTCCCCGGCCACCGCGGGGGCCAGGAACGTCACGTCCGGCCCCTTGGGCTCGTAGATCGGCCGCCACGACGCGCCGTCCTCCGAGAACTCCAGCCGCACCCCTCGGGCGGAGCGGAACACGGCCTTCGGCTCGATGAGAACCCTCATGAGCTTGCCGGCCTCCACGGAGGGATACGTGATCAGCCGGACCGCCTCGACGCCGGTGACGACCTCGAAGGCCACGTAGTTCGAACTGATCGGGCGGTTGACCGAGTCGCGCGCGGTGACCCGGGCGTGATAGCGCCCCTCCCGGTCGGGCAGCGTCACCCGAAGGGACGACGTGCTCATCGAGGCCCAGAGGCTCCACGTCCGTCCGCCGTCCTTCGAAATCTCAAGCGACGCCTCGCGGATCGTCCGGTCCGCCGACGCCCACACCACCTGGACCTGGGCGCCGAGGGGATACTGGCGCCCGTCCTCCAGACCCCGCAGCGTGAGGCTCGGCGGCGGGATGTCGCCGGGATCGAAGTCCGCCGTCAGATCCTCGCCCTCGTTTCCCGCCTCGTCGATCGCCACGGCGCGCAGCCGATACCGCTTTCCGGGCAGAAGGATCGTCCGCAGGTCGGCTCTTCCGGTGTTCGGATGCCGGGCCGCCGCCACGAACCACGTCCGCCCGCCGTCGGCCGAATACTCCAGCCGCACCGCCAGCCGCTCGGACGGCGAGAACGTGTCCGAGGCGGTCCACTCCACTTCCCAGTTCGCGTTGAGATACGTGCGCGTCCCCTGGGGGAGCGCGAAGCTGCGAAGCTCGATCTTCGGAGCCGTCCGATCGAACCCCACGACAAAATCGGGTTTCGGGACGCGCTCGGGCTCGACCGAAGGATTCCCCGCGCCGTCCACCGCCGCCACGAGGAATCCCCACAGGCCTTCGCCCGGAACCTCGGTCTCGATCGTCCCTTCCGCCA
Protein-coding regions in this window:
- a CDS encoding sigma-54 dependent transcriptional regulator — its product is MPEKVRVLVVDDDRAHAEAAAESLERAGYACAVASSGAEGARLLEQDSFDVVLTDLVMRDLSGIDLVRRIKSRAPDTEVIVMTGYPSYETALEAMDEGAYDYLNKPIDLNILRAKIRKAVEKQKLVRSNAELRRQLDKRYGLEGIVGNSEAMQTVFETVRQVAPSNATVLIVGESGTGKELVARAIHANSPRRGNHFVALNCAALSDTILESELFGHEKGAFTGAMYTHKGRFEYAHGGTLFLDEIGDMPLTVQIKLLRVIEYGEVFRVGSNEPIKVDVRLIAATHKDLPSLIREGKFREDLYYRLKVVTIEMPPLRDRLEDLPLLVQHFLAEFSQTYGKKAPEITPQAMELLYDYSWPGNVRELRNCIESMVVLDKDGKIDVEDVPRYVRHPAPSEAGSAVGGVNLEEGEKERIRKALALCDGNREKAARMLGIGERTLYRKIKRYGFS
- a CDS encoding ectonucleotide pyrophosphatase/phosphodiesterase, which codes for MRRAGGLGLLAAAALAFGARAGASQDPGGRIERVVLISIDGLRPEFYLDEAYEAPTLRELVRRGAHARGVEGVFPSVTYPSHASIVTGVRPWKHGIYANTLWTERGSTRDWHWHARDLRARTLWDAAREKGVPTAITYWPVSVGARADWVLGEIWDPEGRETAARLQAAATPGLLLELCLALGVPREKIAEDKSAIDAFVSGAAAYVFRRYRPALQFVHLLQVDEAQHREGRDGPGVRDAVRRQDAQVARILGAVREAGAEGRTAFVVTGDHGFLDVRRQVHPNAVLRAAGFLDVEGGELRSWKALVRSSGGSAAVYVKDPSDVPRVAEAFRRSALLDGERLYTVLERPELDALGYNPEAALALEPADGWAISGSLTGSLVEGAPSVKANHGQRPGRRELHTGFVAAGPGIPPGTVIERMRLIDIAPTVARWLGLEMEGVEGEAVAALVR
- a CDS encoding ATP-binding protein translates to MEILCLLAGAAAGAAGAWILARRARERAERRARRIREQEQAALVGTIASGIAHEIRNPLSTLRMNLQLLREDWADPITEREQRGRRRIDVLLRETERLENVVSDFVRFASGHALRLEPTNLNDLAAELLDFLAPQAERARIRLRREFAPDLPRVEVDPNLMRQALLNLLVNAQQAMPHGGEITVRTGSNGEHVLLQVRDTGPGIPLEHRDKIFNLYFSTKPGGTGLGLPMVKKIVEEHQGTVEVDSRPGEGATFTLCLKKSAS
- the miaA gene encoding tRNA (adenosine(37)-N6)-dimethylallyltransferase MiaA produces the protein MERPIILLGQTASGKHEAAERVADRLGCRLISIDSMKVYRGMDIGTAKPRRRTEYRLIDICDPSESYNAGRFVRDARAAMAEGPRPLLVGGTALYYKALAYGLFEGPSADPALREELVALGAPALHAELRRVDPAAAARIHPNDLKRLVRAVEVYRKTGEPISARQTQFARRTLEADVFAIRREDLRDRIAARTRRMLEEGLVEEVRRLRERPWGAEGRRAVGYREVIGYLEGRYDAAEMERLINRNTMRLARHQAMWFRTFPEVQWVSGADEILERLR
- a CDS encoding DNA polymerase ligase N-terminal domain-containing protein, with amino-acid sequence MPRFAISRHTGAREGDHYDFFVEQGEVLKTWRLETPSLQHPQKARQIRDHRKTYLDFEGELTDRRGRVTLWDSGECAVEEWTPRRIRLALRGRRTRLRVLLERASSPEGSAEEPAWTVADASADVRRAAAGILEADPLGLAPTPELDLLREALLGEERRLMAQVDLFSRGQDLEWEAVRTDPDVRRRLDAEAARWQHPWLTAARAYAAALDGLARKLLDLRPVPL